The Planctomycetota bacterium genome window below encodes:
- the fliD gene encoding flagellar filament capping protein FliD produces MARISSSVGLISGINTSQLISSMLQIEGQPITDLQNRVTTEQKQKSALSTLQTQIQALNSTASQLKSFDTISARTVNSSNASLVTATASTGAALGTYNVTPVRLASTQQSISNGFADASTAKVGAGTLVIKQGGYLAADTSLAQLNGGAGVSRGRISITDRSGASATIDLTAAQTTTDVVSAINNTSSIRVHATLQDDRIVLTDQTGLTTGTFSVQDLGTGSTAKDLGIVQSVSNSTITGSNINRLAPNLQLSYLNDGLGVQRQGSVADFRVTAKDGSTFDVTLGSASTVQNVLDAVNNATGNSGKVTASIAANGNSLVLTDNSGGGGTLNVSALNASQAANDLGIAGDEQGSGILTGQRVLAGMGSTLLKDLNGGTGACTLGNVQLTDRAGASATIDLSGATSVADVINAINGAGIGLTASVNAAGDGISVTDTTTGTSNLQISDVTGNAASTLGLAVNSATNSVDSGDLKLRYISTNTTLASLNSGQGIPAGKFTIINTAGNSATVDLSGSNIKTIGDVIQAINTTGIHVTASINSTGDGILLSDSAGGSSQVQVVDLSGGATAAKLHLAGSGTTQIDGSLGYKISIGANDTLNTVMAAIKASGAPVSANLVNDGSANPYRLVLTSSQSGAQGKMLIDTGVSGLQLQQVAQASDAVLGLGTNTNNAPALLFSSSTNTFTQVASGVSVTISGTSTATVSLSVVGDNSQLVNQISNFVSQFNAASSSLTTDLAYDPSGTNTGPLQGDVTTIQVQEALNGLFGYVTGNPDNSVQTLANLGITFQQGQLSLDQNVLSQQLNANAGNVQDFFSNVNVGFAKKLQTVSDQLANNLTGTITYQMSSIDTRVADQQATIASLQAHLANRQQQLQTEFANMESALSTLQSNSNQLSQLANLAVLSQLGFNSGGGSSSSGGSSSSKSSSPSSSSGSSSG; encoded by the coding sequence GTGGCTCGTATCTCATCCAGCGTCGGTCTGATCAGCGGGATCAACACCAGCCAGTTGATCTCGTCGATGCTGCAAATTGAAGGGCAGCCGATCACCGATCTGCAGAACAGGGTCACGACGGAACAGAAGCAAAAATCGGCGCTGTCGACGCTGCAGACCCAGATCCAGGCGCTGAACAGCACCGCCAGTCAACTCAAAAGCTTCGACACGATTTCGGCACGCACGGTCAACAGCTCGAATGCCAGCCTGGTGACCGCTACCGCGTCGACTGGCGCGGCGCTGGGCACCTATAACGTCACGCCGGTTCGATTGGCCTCCACCCAGCAATCGATCTCGAACGGCTTTGCCGACGCCAGCACCGCCAAGGTCGGCGCCGGTACCTTGGTGATCAAGCAAGGGGGCTACCTGGCCGCCGATACCTCGCTGGCCCAATTAAATGGCGGCGCGGGGGTCTCGCGCGGACGGATCAGCATCACCGACCGGAGCGGCGCTTCGGCCACGATCGATCTGACCGCGGCCCAGACCACCACCGACGTTGTCAGCGCGATTAACAACACCTCAAGCATCCGCGTCCACGCCACGCTGCAGGACGACCGGATCGTGCTGACCGATCAGACGGGGCTGACGACCGGCACCTTCTCGGTACAAGACCTGGGGACCGGTTCGACGGCCAAAGACTTGGGCATTGTCCAGTCGGTCAGCAATTCGACCATCACGGGGAGCAACATCAACCGACTGGCCCCCAACCTGCAACTGAGCTACCTGAACGACGGGCTGGGCGTGCAACGCCAAGGTTCGGTGGCCGACTTCCGCGTGACGGCCAAGGACGGCTCGACGTTCGACGTGACCTTGGGCTCGGCCAGCACCGTGCAGAACGTGCTCGACGCCGTCAACAACGCGACGGGCAACTCGGGCAAAGTCACCGCCTCGATCGCGGCCAATGGCAACAGCCTGGTGCTCACCGACAATTCCGGCGGCGGAGGCACGCTGAATGTCAGCGCGCTCAACGCCAGCCAGGCTGCCAACGATCTGGGCATTGCCGGCGATGAACAAGGCTCGGGGATCCTGACGGGCCAGCGCGTGCTGGCCGGCATGGGGAGCACGCTGCTCAAGGATTTGAACGGCGGCACGGGAGCCTGCACGCTGGGGAACGTGCAGTTGACCGATCGCGCGGGTGCCTCGGCGACGATCGATCTATCCGGCGCTACCTCGGTAGCCGACGTCATCAACGCGATCAATGGCGCGGGCATTGGCCTGACGGCCTCGGTCAATGCGGCCGGCGACGGCATTTCGGTCACCGACACCACGACCGGCACCAGCAACCTGCAGATCTCCGACGTCACGGGCAACGCGGCTAGCACGCTGGGTCTGGCCGTGAACTCGGCGACTAACTCGGTCGACTCGGGCGATTTGAAGCTGCGCTACATCAGCACCAATACCACGCTGGCCTCGCTGAACAGCGGCCAGGGAATTCCAGCCGGTAAGTTCACGATCATCAACACAGCCGGCAACTCGGCCACGGTCGACCTGTCGGGCTCGAACATCAAAACGATCGGCGACGTGATCCAGGCGATCAACACCACGGGCATTCACGTCACCGCCAGCATCAACAGCACCGGCGACGGCATCCTACTCAGCGATAGCGCCGGCGGCAGCAGCCAGGTGCAGGTCGTCGACCTGAGCGGCGGCGCCACCGCGGCTAAGCTGCACCTGGCCGGCAGCGGCACGACGCAAATCGACGGCTCGCTCGGCTACAAGATCTCAATCGGCGCCAACGACACGCTGAACACGGTCATGGCGGCGATCAAGGCGTCGGGCGCGCCGGTCTCGGCCAATCTGGTTAACGACGGTTCGGCCAATCCCTATCGGCTGGTGCTGACCAGCTCGCAATCGGGCGCCCAGGGAAAGATGCTGATCGACACCGGGGTCAGCGGCCTGCAACTGCAACAAGTGGCCCAGGCGTCGGACGCGGTGCTGGGGCTGGGCACCAATACGAACAACGCGCCTGCTTTGTTGTTCAGCTCGTCGACCAACACGTTCACGCAAGTCGCGTCGGGCGTCAGCGTGACGATCTCGGGGACCAGTACCGCGACGGTCTCGCTGAGCGTCGTCGGCGACAACTCGCAACTGGTCAATCAAATCAGCAACTTCGTCTCGCAGTTCAACGCGGCGAGCAGCTCGCTGACGACCGACCTGGCCTATGATCCGTCGGGCACGAACACCGGGCCGCTGCAAGGGGACGTAACCACGATCCAGGTGCAGGAAGCCCTGAACGGCCTGTTCGGCTATGTGACCGGCAATCCTGACAACTCGGTGCAAACGCTGGCCAACCTGGGCATCACCTTCCAACAGGGCCAACTTTCACTCGACCAAAACGTGCTCAGCCAGCAGCTCAACGCGAACGCCGGCAACGTCCAGGATTTTTTCAGCAACGTCAACGTCGGCTTCGCCAAGAAGCTGCAAACCGTCTCGGACCAGTTGGCCAACAACCTGACGGGCACGATCACGTACCAGATGTCGTCCATCGACACGCGCGTGGCCGATCAGCAAGCCACGATCGCGTCGCTGCAGGCTCACCTGGCCAATCGACAGCAACAATTGCAAACCGAGTTCGCTAATATGGAATCGGCCTTGTCCACGCTGCAGTCGAACAGCAATCAATTGTCCCAACTGGCCAATCTGGCGGTTCTGTCGCAGTTGGGCTTCAACAGCGGCGGTGGCTCCAGTTCGTCGGGGGGGTCGTCTTCATCGAAGTCATCGAGTCCCTCTTCGTCGTCGGGCTCGTCTTCGGGATAG
- a CDS encoding flagellar protein FliS, which yields MATSARSYLETQVNTATPQRLRLMLIDGALRLATRARESLRAGKLGEATEAIVRCQAVVGELGGSPDANKAPELARQIGDLYRFVHRSLNDGQLERSEQRLTDAITVLEIERETWQLVCQELEHRPMPHLNMGVSTETLEGLSLEA from the coding sequence ATGGCCACTTCAGCACGCTCGTACCTCGAAACCCAGGTCAACACCGCCACACCGCAACGGCTGCGGCTGATGCTGATCGACGGGGCGTTGCGGCTGGCCACGCGAGCTCGCGAGTCGCTGCGCGCGGGCAAACTGGGGGAAGCGACCGAAGCGATCGTGCGCTGCCAGGCCGTCGTCGGCGAACTGGGCGGTTCGCCCGACGCGAACAAAGCGCCAGAGCTGGCGCGGCAGATCGGCGACCTGTACCGCTTTGTCCATCGTTCGCTGAACGATGGGCAGCTTGAGCGGAGCGAGCAGCGTCTGACCGACGCGATCACCGTGCTTGAGATCGAACGCGAGACCTGGCAGTTGGTGTGCCAAGAGCTCGAACATCGCCCCATGCCACACTTGAACATGGGCGTCTCGACCGAGACGCTCGAAGGGTTGTCGCTCGAGGCGTAG
- a CDS encoding ABC transporter substrate-binding protein gives MSITKQIIRVGHSPDPDDAFMFHALANGKIDTGDLEFRHELVDIETLNQRAKTGELELTAVSLHGYAYLTDIYALCPCGASMGDKYGPMVIAQQPVPLSKLRDKTIAVPGTLTSAFLALRLCLGNDFNYVVVPFDQIIDAVVAGEFQGQRLDAGLIIHEGQLTYANKNLHLIVDLGAWWYAKTGLPLPLGANAIRKDLGPETMREVNRLLKASIQYALDHRQEALDYALQYGRDLDRSKADQFVGMYVNDWTLDFGPVGRKAVTDFLAQGHQAGVIPHLVVPEFIDD, from the coding sequence GTGAGCATTACCAAGCAGATTATTCGCGTGGGGCACAGCCCTGACCCCGACGATGCATTCATGTTCCACGCCCTGGCCAATGGCAAAATCGACACCGGCGACTTGGAATTCCGGCACGAACTGGTCGACATCGAAACCCTGAACCAGCGGGCCAAAACCGGCGAGCTAGAGCTAACTGCGGTCAGCCTGCACGGCTATGCCTATCTGACAGACATCTACGCCTTGTGTCCCTGCGGCGCAAGCATGGGGGACAAGTACGGCCCGATGGTCATCGCCCAGCAGCCCGTGCCATTGAGCAAGTTGCGCGACAAGACGATCGCCGTCCCCGGCACATTGACCTCGGCGTTTCTGGCGCTGCGACTTTGTCTGGGGAATGATTTCAACTACGTCGTCGTGCCGTTCGATCAGATCATCGATGCCGTCGTGGCCGGCGAGTTCCAGGGCCAGCGCCTCGACGCCGGGCTGATCATTCACGAAGGTCAACTCACCTACGCCAACAAGAACCTGCACCTGATCGTCGACCTGGGGGCTTGGTGGTACGCCAAGACCGGCTTGCCGCTGCCGCTGGGGGCCAACGCCATCCGCAAGGATCTGGGGCCCGAGACGATGCGCGAGGTGAATCGGCTGCTCAAGGCAAGCATCCAGTACGCGCTCGACCATCGGCAAGAGGCACTTGATTACGCGCTGCAATACGGCCGCGACTTGGACCGCTCGAAGGCTGACCAGTTTGTCGGCATGTACGTCAACGATTGGACACTCGACTTTGGCCCGGTGGGTCGCAAGGCGGTCACCGATTTCCTGGCCCAAGGGCACCAGGCTGGCGTGATCCCGCACTTGGTCGTGCCCGAGTTTATTGACGACTAG
- a CDS encoding sigma-70 family RNA polymerase sigma factor, which translates to MELADKDLTELVATGKSQGYLTYDQVNEYLPDEAVNPDKLDSLLIALEEQGIELVSEAPEPELNAAGEENGDGFAIEQRAREMLAQSEANDADAPRLRLVEESRWSDDPIRLYLSQMAEIPLLTREQEISLAKKIEVTRKRFRRTLLSCDLAMRTTIETLKKVHNGALPFDRTIKVSLTEQLTKEQITQRMPHNLRTLENLLKDNRRDFRVVISRSRPMEERRAAALRFKSRRRKALTLVEELSLRTRRIQPMIKQLCEASRRMDQLSTKITQLDGNSALKDERANLRKELLDLMLLTQESPANLRRRCEKMQVQFREYEYAKRELSGGNLRLVVSIAKKYRNRGLSFLDLIQEGNTGLMRAVDKYEYRRGYKFSTYATWWIRQAITRAIADQARTIRIPVHMIDVLSKLRNVSKNLLQQLGREPTTEETARAADLPIEEVRRVLNIGRQPVSLDRPVGESEDTAFGEFIEDGGTESPISSAAQGMLRDKIDGLLKTLTFREREIIKLRYGLGDGYTYTLEEVGRIFKVTRERVRQIEAKAVRKLQHPVRSKQLEGFLEGLAS; encoded by the coding sequence GTGGAACTAGCCGACAAAGACCTGACGGAACTCGTCGCAACAGGGAAGTCGCAAGGCTACTTGACCTATGACCAGGTCAACGAGTATTTGCCCGACGAAGCGGTCAACCCTGATAAGCTCGACAGCTTGCTGATCGCGCTCGAAGAGCAGGGGATCGAGCTGGTCAGTGAAGCTCCCGAGCCCGAGTTGAACGCGGCGGGCGAAGAAAACGGCGACGGCTTTGCCATCGAACAACGCGCGCGGGAAATGCTCGCGCAATCGGAAGCCAACGACGCCGACGCGCCGCGGCTGCGACTGGTCGAAGAGTCGCGCTGGAGCGACGACCCGATCCGACTTTATCTGAGCCAGATGGCCGAGATTCCGCTGCTGACGCGGGAACAGGAAATCTCGTTGGCCAAGAAGATCGAAGTTACGCGCAAGCGTTTCCGTCGCACGCTGCTGTCGTGCGATTTGGCCATGCGGACCACGATCGAAACCTTAAAAAAGGTCCACAACGGCGCGCTGCCGTTCGACCGCACGATCAAGGTCTCGCTGACCGAGCAGTTGACCAAGGAACAGATCACGCAGCGGATGCCGCACAATCTGCGGACGCTCGAAAACCTGCTCAAGGACAATCGCCGCGACTTCCGCGTGGTGATCAGCCGTAGCCGGCCGATGGAAGAACGCCGGGCAGCCGCCTTGCGGTTCAAGTCGCGCCGTCGCAAGGCGCTGACGCTGGTCGAGGAATTGAGCCTGCGGACGCGGCGCATCCAGCCGATGATCAAGCAACTGTGCGAAGCGTCACGGCGGATGGATCAATTGTCGACCAAGATCACCCAGTTGGACGGCAACTCGGCCCTGAAGGACGAACGGGCCAACCTGCGGAAAGAGCTGCTGGATTTGATGCTGCTGACGCAGGAAAGCCCGGCCAATTTGCGACGCCGCTGCGAGAAGATGCAGGTCCAATTCCGCGAATACGAGTACGCCAAGCGCGAGCTGTCCGGCGGCAACCTGCGGCTGGTCGTCTCGATTGCCAAGAAGTACCGCAACCGCGGGCTGAGCTTCCTGGACCTGATCCAGGAAGGGAATACCGGCTTGATGCGGGCTGTCGACAAGTACGAGTACCGTCGCGGTTACAAGTTCTCGACGTACGCCACCTGGTGGATTCGCCAGGCGATTACTCGCGCCATCGCCGACCAGGCCCGGACGATTCGCATTCCGGTCCACATGATCGACGTGTTGTCGAAGTTGCGCAACGTGTCGAAGAACCTGTTGCAGCAATTGGGTCGCGAGCCGACGACCGAAGAGACCGCCCGGGCCGCGGACTTGCCGATCGAGGAAGTTCGCCGCGTGTTAAACATCGGTCGTCAGCCGGTCAGCTTGGACCGTCCGGTCGGCGAAAGCGAAGACACCGCGTTTGGTGAGTTCATCGAAGACGGCGGCACCGAAAGCCCGATAAGCTCAGCCGCGCAGGGAATGCTGCGCGACAAGATCGACGGGCTGCTCAAGACGCTGACCTTCCGCGAGCGCGAGATTATCAAGCTGCGGTACGGCCTCGGCGATGGGTATACTTACACCCTCGAAGAAGTCGGCCGCATCTTCAAAGTCACGCGCGAGCGCGTGCGCCAGATCGAAGCCAAAGCCGTCCGCAAGCTACAGCACCCGGTGCGCAGCAAACAATTGGAAGGCTTCTTGGAAGGGTTGGCAAGCTAA
- the dnaG gene encoding DNA primase — MSLASPLDAKQQVREAVDIVDLVGDYLPLRREGSGYKALCPWHNDSRPSLQVNPTRQSFRCWVCDIGGDVFSFIMRMEGVSFPEALQMLADRAGISINTRSSNPQGDDLKRLYFRAMAWAEQQYHDYLLKSSDAQVARDYLLDRGLTSETIAKYRLGFAPEQWSWLAEQAHETPFNAKVLEAVGLVSPRQSGSGYYDRFRGRVLFPIRDPQGRPVALGGRVVPGTASADNPAKYVNSPETPLFSKSSLLYGLDSAKDALSQSRQVLVMEGYTDCLIARQFGFANAVAVLGTALGERHLRLLKRFVDRVYLVLDGDEAGRRRADQVLELFVAEQMDVRILTLPDELDPADLLLERGAPALQRELDNAVDALEHKFRMATAGLPPDAGIHAVAQAVENVLATLAKAPRLASATDAAVKLREDQILHRLAQRSGLQDARLRQRLAELRRPNKRVEQAAPTPEPALPVQVKSKQVLAERWLLHIVLEDPRWLAQVMDEMTLDDFSCPQRRTIYGAMLRLLTEGKSPTFDLLMLLFDDPALKSALVELDEERSQLGRSGSAEDNVAREIRDLLTMFRTEREERTSRSTTTEASARAKSVDAEADPAAALRALVDKQRVRQGISVPTDG, encoded by the coding sequence ATGTCGTTGGCTTCGCCACTCGATGCCAAACAACAGGTGCGCGAAGCGGTCGACATTGTCGATCTGGTCGGCGACTATCTCCCCCTGCGGCGCGAAGGCTCGGGCTACAAAGCCCTTTGCCCCTGGCACAACGACTCGCGTCCCAGCCTGCAGGTGAACCCCACGCGCCAGTCGTTCCGCTGCTGGGTCTGTGATATCGGCGGCGACGTGTTCAGCTTTATCATGCGCATGGAGGGAGTCAGCTTCCCCGAGGCGCTGCAAATGCTGGCCGATCGGGCCGGCATCTCGATCAACACCCGATCTTCCAATCCGCAAGGGGACGACCTCAAGCGGCTCTATTTCCGGGCCATGGCCTGGGCCGAACAGCAATATCACGATTACCTGCTCAAGTCGTCTGATGCTCAAGTCGCTCGCGACTATCTGCTCGACCGGGGACTGACCTCCGAGACGATTGCCAAGTATCGGCTGGGCTTTGCGCCGGAACAATGGAGTTGGCTTGCGGAGCAAGCCCACGAAACGCCCTTCAACGCCAAGGTGCTCGAAGCAGTCGGCCTGGTCAGCCCGCGGCAAAGCGGCTCGGGCTATTACGATCGGTTCCGCGGCCGGGTGTTGTTCCCGATTCGCGACCCGCAAGGACGCCCCGTGGCGCTCGGCGGGCGCGTGGTTCCCGGCACGGCCAGCGCCGACAACCCCGCCAAGTACGTCAATTCCCCCGAGACGCCGCTGTTCAGCAAAAGCAGCCTGCTCTATGGCCTGGACTCGGCGAAGGACGCCTTGAGCCAGTCACGCCAGGTGCTGGTGATGGAAGGTTATACCGATTGCCTGATCGCCCGGCAGTTTGGCTTTGCCAACGCCGTGGCGGTGCTGGGGACGGCATTGGGCGAGCGTCACCTGCGCTTGCTCAAGCGATTTGTCGATCGAGTTTACCTGGTGCTCGATGGAGACGAGGCGGGCCGAAGGCGCGCCGACCAGGTGCTCGAATTGTTCGTGGCCGAGCAGATGGACGTCCGCATCCTGACGCTGCCCGACGAATTGGACCCGGCCGACTTGCTGCTCGAGCGGGGGGCTCCTGCTCTGCAACGCGAACTGGACAACGCGGTCGATGCCTTGGAGCACAAGTTCCGCATGGCGACCGCCGGCTTGCCGCCCGACGCGGGCATTCATGCCGTGGCCCAGGCGGTGGAAAACGTGTTGGCCACGCTGGCCAAGGCCCCCCGGCTGGCGTCGGCCACCGACGCGGCGGTAAAGCTGCGCGAAGATCAGATTCTGCACCGGTTGGCCCAGCGATCGGGGTTGCAAGACGCTCGGCTGCGACAGCGGCTGGCCGAGTTGCGGCGACCGAACAAGCGCGTCGAGCAGGCGGCGCCGACGCCCGAACCTGCCCTGCCGGTTCAGGTTAAATCGAAACAAGTCCTGGCCGAGCGTTGGCTGTTGCACATCGTCCTGGAAGATCCGCGCTGGCTGGCCCAGGTGATGGACGAGATGACGCTCGACGATTTCAGTTGTCCTCAGCGGCGCACCATCTATGGCGCAATGCTGCGGCTGTTGACCGAAGGAAAAAGCCCGACGTTTGACCTGCTGATGCTCTTGTTCGATGACCCCGCGCTGAAGAGCGCCCTGGTGGAATTGGACGAGGAACGCTCGCAACTCGGCCGCAGTGGCAGCGCCGAGGACAACGTCGCCCGCGAAATTCGTGATTTGTTGACCATGTTTCGCACCGAGCGGGAGGAACGAACGAGTCGGTCGACAACGACCGAAGCGTCCGCCCGGGCGAAGAGCGTGGATGCCGAGGCCGATCCGGCCGCGGCGCTTCGCGCGCTGGTCGACAAGCAGCGAGTCCGGCAAGGTATTTCCGTGCCCACGGATGGGTAG